In Nocardia yunnanensis, one DNA window encodes the following:
- a CDS encoding acyl-CoA thioesterase yields MHTYEIQLRRTDIDAQHHVNNVVFAQFLDDARTNLLERHRGPGAPWRVVVAGQRLGYRAPLIFRDAPVTVTSVVERIGTTSFTLAHEIRDDENLYLAATSTLVAIDGHAPRSLTDSEREYLMTLAAPRA; encoded by the coding sequence ATGCATACCTACGAGATCCAGTTGCGGCGCACCGATATCGACGCCCAGCACCATGTGAACAATGTGGTCTTCGCACAGTTCCTGGACGACGCGCGCACGAATCTGCTGGAGCGCCACCGGGGTCCGGGCGCGCCGTGGCGGGTGGTGGTCGCGGGGCAGCGGCTCGGCTATCGCGCGCCGCTGATCTTCCGGGACGCACCCGTCACCGTGACCTCGGTGGTGGAGCGAATCGGCACCACCTCGTTCACCCTCGCCCACGAGATCCGCGACGACGAAAATCTTTACCTCGCCGCGACTTCCACCCTGGTCGCCATCGACGGTCACGCTCCCCGGTCACTGACCGATAGCGAACGCGAATATCTGATGACCTTGGCGGCCCCGCGCGCTTAG
- a CDS encoding GlxA family transcriptional regulator: protein MDRDPQAGDMRVVLIVVFDGFQLTDLAGPADVFSAAAVLGARPGYRVELAAAQAGPVRSSCGIEVTAAHGLDSWDGPVDTLLVVGGLTVWTAAGNAGLVTGVQRLAAAATRVGSVCSGTFLLAQAGLLDGRRATTHWAGGELLAQQFPAITTEPDRIYVRDGPMWTSAGVTAGIDLALAIVAADHGPDLAREVARWMVVYLHRPGGQSQFSAPLAANPPKRDSLRALQIWMEENLESDLSLPALAARVGMSTRHFSRVFTGETGSTPARYVEQVRVAAARRMLETTDQPMDRVAAAVGLGSPETLYRIFHRHLGIPPGEYRARFTKF from the coding sequence ATGGATCGCGACCCGCAGGCTGGAGACATGCGGGTGGTGCTGATCGTCGTCTTCGACGGTTTCCAACTGACGGATCTGGCCGGACCGGCCGACGTCTTCAGCGCCGCCGCCGTGCTCGGGGCGCGGCCGGGCTACCGGGTCGAACTGGCCGCCGCGCAGGCCGGGCCGGTGCGCTCGTCCTGCGGCATCGAGGTGACCGCCGCCCACGGCCTCGACAGCTGGGACGGTCCGGTGGACACCCTGCTGGTGGTCGGCGGCCTGACGGTCTGGACCGCGGCCGGGAACGCCGGGCTGGTGACCGGGGTCCAGCGGCTGGCCGCGGCCGCCACCCGGGTGGGCTCGGTCTGCTCGGGCACCTTCCTGCTGGCCCAGGCCGGCCTGCTCGACGGCCGCCGGGCCACCACGCACTGGGCCGGCGGCGAACTGCTGGCCCAGCAGTTCCCGGCCATCACCACCGAACCCGATCGCATCTATGTGCGCGACGGGCCGATGTGGACCTCGGCCGGGGTGACCGCGGGCATCGATCTCGCGCTGGCGATCGTGGCCGCCGACCACGGCCCGGATCTGGCCCGTGAGGTGGCTCGGTGGATGGTGGTGTACCTGCACCGGCCCGGCGGGCAGAGCCAGTTCAGCGCACCGCTGGCCGCCAACCCGCCGAAACGCGATTCGCTTCGGGCTCTGCAGATCTGGATGGAGGAGAACCTCGAATCCGATCTGTCGCTGCCCGCTCTGGCCGCCCGCGTCGGCATGAGCACCCGGCATTTCTCGCGCGTCTTCACCGGGGAGACCGGCAGCACGCCCGCCCGCTACGTCGAGCAGGTGCGGGTCGCGGCCGCGCGCCGGATGCTCGAGACCACCGATCAGCCGATGGATCGGGTGGCGGCCGCGGTCGGTCTGGGCAGTCCCGAAACGCTCTATCGAATCTTTCACCGTCATCTGGGGATACCGCCGGGCGAATATCGCGCCCGGTTCACGAAGTTCTGA
- a CDS encoding cytochrome P450 family protein yields MTERLGEHFFANPHAYYRLWREDGPVVRVHFGDGVPRWLILGYEEGRAALADPRLCKDIDGLESVIARKYGGTWRPPSTHDGLRHMLNADPPAHTRLRKAVSRAFTPRRMEALRPVIEETARGLLDGMAGHEEVDLLRAYAAPLPIAVICHLLEVDIEDTFTFREWTKALVGTLEPGIDPARAHDEMVAFLRNTLRRKRLEPGEDMLSALLADDAALDEGELIGMALLLLIAGHETTVNLIGNGVLALLHHRAWLERLVADPALIPDAVEEFLRYDGPVNMATPRFTAAPITVGDTVIPEGELVLVALSGGNRDPRRFTDPSRFDPSVEHGQHLGFGHGIHYCVGAPLARLEGGIAFEALLQRFPNLELAVDESQLRWHPNAIIHGLKRLPVRLRE; encoded by the coding sequence GTGACCGAGCGGCTCGGCGAGCACTTCTTCGCCAATCCACATGCCTACTACCGGCTTTGGCGCGAGGACGGTCCGGTCGTGCGGGTGCATTTCGGCGACGGCGTGCCGCGCTGGCTCATTCTCGGCTACGAGGAGGGCCGGGCGGCGCTCGCGGATCCACGGTTGTGCAAGGACATCGACGGGCTCGAATCGGTGATCGCCCGCAAATACGGCGGCACCTGGCGGCCCCCGAGCACGCACGACGGTCTGCGGCACATGCTCAATGCCGATCCGCCCGCGCACACCCGATTGCGCAAGGCGGTGTCGCGGGCCTTCACGCCGCGCCGGATGGAAGCCTTGCGGCCGGTCATCGAGGAGACCGCGCGGGGACTGCTGGACGGTATGGCCGGGCACGAGGAGGTGGATCTGCTGCGGGCCTATGCCGCGCCGCTGCCGATCGCCGTGATCTGCCATCTGCTCGAGGTGGACATCGAGGACACCTTCACCTTCCGGGAGTGGACCAAGGCGCTGGTCGGCACCTTGGAACCGGGCATCGACCCCGCCCGCGCGCACGACGAGATGGTGGCGTTCCTGCGAAATACGCTGCGCCGCAAGCGCCTCGAACCAGGTGAGGACATGCTGTCGGCGCTGCTCGCCGACGACGCCGCGCTCGACGAGGGCGAACTCATCGGCATGGCGCTGCTCTTGCTGATCGCCGGACACGAGACCACGGTCAACCTGATCGGCAACGGCGTGCTGGCGCTGCTGCATCACCGGGCCTGGCTGGAGCGGCTGGTCGCGGACCCGGCGCTGATCCCGGACGCCGTCGAGGAGTTCCTGCGCTACGACGGCCCGGTGAACATGGCCACCCCGCGCTTCACCGCGGCCCCGATCACGGTGGGCGACACGGTGATTCCCGAGGGTGAGCTGGTGCTGGTGGCCCTGTCGGGCGGCAATCGCGATCCGCGCCGCTTCACCGACCCGTCCCGGTTCGATCCGTCGGTGGAGCACGGCCAGCATCTGGGCTTCGGCCACGGCATCCACTACTGCGTCGGCGCGCCGCTGGCCCGCCTCGAGGGCGGCATCGCCTTCGAGGCGCTCTTGCAACGCTTCCCGAACCTCGAGCTGGCGGTGGACGAGTCGCAGCTGCGCTGGCATCCCAATGCGATCATCCACGGCCTGAAGCGATTACCGGTCCGGCTGCGCGAATAG
- a CDS encoding acyl-CoA thioesterase, whose protein sequence is MARHLFHCPLRWSDMDADGHVHSAAHLRYLEEARIDLFWSRGFGGSNVVAQMDIDYLTPLRYRREPVRVETWVTRVGTSSFALRHEIRDADVVYSSAVCTMVAFDQNTQKSRPLPEDQRVLLKDLGI, encoded by the coding sequence GTGGCCCGACACCTTTTCCACTGCCCCCTGCGCTGGTCCGATATGGACGCCGACGGGCACGTGCACAGCGCCGCGCACCTGCGCTACCTGGAGGAAGCCCGGATCGACCTGTTCTGGTCGCGGGGTTTCGGCGGGTCGAACGTGGTCGCGCAGATGGATATCGACTATCTGACGCCGCTGCGCTACCGCCGGGAGCCGGTGCGGGTGGAGACCTGGGTGACGCGGGTCGGCACCTCGTCGTTCGCGTTGCGGCACGAGATCCGCGATGCCGACGTGGTGTACTCCTCGGCGGTGTGCACCATGGTCGCCTTCGACCAGAACACGCAGAAGTCGCGGCCGCTGCCGGAGGATCAGCGCGTGCTGCTGAAGGATTTGGGGATCTGA
- a CDS encoding SDR family NAD(P)-dependent oxidoreductase: MWPIDEVWFALGGKRRSHDAKAVVTGAGSGIGRAFALELAARGGEVVCADIDKDRADETARLIEQRHGRTAHALFCDVSRREDVETLARHAELVFGGAPTLVINNAGVGIGGKPVGDIGFGDWEWALGINLWGVVHGCEIFAPRLRAAGRGGIINVASAAGFAAAPGMAVYNVSKAGVVSLSETMAAELAGSGVAVTALCPTFVKTNVVADGRITSGSSRLADGLMRLSGFSPERVARTTLDAHDRGVLYVLPQLDARVVWHLKRHFPALYAQALGVLNRVLPQADSAAPPTTIQTGV, from the coding sequence ATGTGGCCGATCGACGAGGTGTGGTTCGCGCTGGGCGGCAAGCGGCGTTCGCACGACGCCAAGGCCGTGGTCACCGGCGCGGGCAGCGGCATCGGGCGGGCCTTCGCGCTCGAACTCGCCGCGCGCGGTGGGGAAGTGGTCTGCGCCGATATCGACAAGGACCGCGCGGACGAGACCGCCCGGCTGATCGAGCAGCGCCACGGTCGCACCGCGCACGCGCTGTTCTGCGATGTGTCGCGCCGCGAGGACGTGGAGACGCTGGCCCGGCACGCGGAACTGGTGTTCGGCGGCGCTCCGACGCTGGTCATCAACAATGCCGGCGTCGGGATCGGCGGAAAGCCGGTGGGCGACATCGGTTTCGGCGACTGGGAATGGGCGCTGGGCATCAACCTGTGGGGTGTGGTGCACGGCTGCGAGATCTTCGCGCCGCGGCTGCGGGCGGCCGGACGCGGCGGCATCATCAATGTGGCCTCGGCCGCCGGATTCGCGGCCGCGCCCGGGATGGCCGTCTACAACGTGTCCAAGGCTGGGGTGGTGTCGCTGTCGGAGACCATGGCGGCCGAGCTGGCCGGCAGCGGGGTCGCGGTGACGGCGCTGTGCCCGACCTTCGTGAAGACCAATGTCGTCGCCGACGGCCGGATCACCTCCGGATCCTCGCGGCTGGCGGACGGGCTCATGCGGTTGTCCGGGTTCTCGCCCGAACGCGTCGCCCGCACCACCCTCGACGCGCACGACCGGGGTGTGCTCTATGTGCTGCCGCAGCTGGACGCCCGCGTGGTCTGGCATCTCAAGCGGCACTTCCCGGCCCTTTACGCCCAAGCTCTCGGCGTCCTGAATCGAGTACTGCCGCAAGCGGACTCGGCGGCGCCGCCAACGACCATCCAGACGGGAGTCTGA
- a CDS encoding NAD(P)H-binding protein, with protein MPPILVTGAAGGAQGGTGRLVAETLLREGRAVRAFVHRDDGRAAELKDLGAEVVVGDLREISSVAPALQDVRRAYFTYPVTAGMLDAAAVFAALGTQHGLQRVVATSQLGSDPQAGTPHMRRHWVAEQVLDNAGIGAVHLRAAVFFENLKVAIGDRGELALPLGSPDTVLPLIAGADVAGVGAGVLRAEEPVDPVLWLAGEIMTVGAAAETFGVPYRHVDAAEWAEWAMTVYRDEVVVEHLTQLWTMFAAIGSGHELFQVTESIERYTGRPPITLREFVTGGSAA; from the coding sequence ATGCCACCGATTCTCGTCACCGGCGCCGCCGGTGGAGCCCAGGGCGGCACCGGCCGCCTGGTCGCCGAAACCCTGTTGCGGGAGGGTCGTGCGGTGCGCGCCTTCGTGCACCGCGACGACGGGCGCGCGGCCGAGCTGAAGGATCTGGGCGCGGAGGTCGTGGTCGGCGATCTGCGCGAGATCAGCTCGGTCGCTCCGGCGCTGCAGGACGTGCGGCGGGCCTACTTCACCTATCCGGTGACGGCCGGAATGCTGGACGCCGCAGCGGTTTTCGCCGCGCTCGGCACACAGCACGGGCTGCAACGGGTGGTCGCGACCTCGCAGCTCGGCTCCGATCCGCAGGCCGGGACCCCGCACATGCGCCGGCACTGGGTGGCCGAACAGGTCCTCGACAATGCCGGCATCGGCGCGGTGCATCTGCGGGCGGCCGTGTTCTTCGAGAACCTGAAGGTCGCCATCGGTGACCGGGGTGAGCTGGCGCTGCCGCTCGGGTCACCCGACACGGTGCTGCCGCTGATCGCGGGCGCGGATGTCGCCGGTGTGGGCGCGGGCGTCCTGCGCGCCGAGGAGCCGGTCGATCCGGTGCTGTGGCTCGCCGGTGAGATCATGACCGTCGGGGCGGCCGCCGAAACCTTCGGTGTCCCTTACCGGCACGTGGACGCCGCCGAATGGGCCGAGTGGGCCATGACCGTCTACCGCGACGAGGTCGTCGTGGAGCATCTGACGCAGCTGTGGACGATGTTCGCCGCCATCGGGTCCGGGCACGAGCTGTTCCAGGTCACCGAGTCGATCGAGCGCTACACAGGGCGGCCGCCGATCACCCTGCGCGAGTTCGTCACCGGTGGCTCAGCGGCCTGA
- a CDS encoding saccharopine dehydrogenase NADP-binding domain-containing protein: MTVFAIYGATGHTGRLVVSDLLARGKEVLVSGRDPDALAALGHSRVLPGALDDPAALRALAEAADVIIHCAGPFATTGLPVATAAVAGRCHYVDHAVEVHHVKKLFDDFQEPAQRAGITMLPSVSFYGGLGDLLAGAAARGLSGIERITVAYHVTNWMMTHGAVETARLLFADTDRIGYENGEQRYGFVEPRQAIFAFPPPVGPRPMIAPVPFPEAVTVPRHTRTRAVEAQLTARTFEEEQAFASEQVDAGARANSQFMIAAQILAGAASTAGYVSGRDLWSVAALASVEAAVRIADGGVKSGVASPGEAFDAVDFLTALADRGVFDLRLPARA, translated from the coding sequence ATGACCGTTTTCGCCATCTACGGGGCCACCGGTCACACCGGCCGCCTCGTCGTCTCCGATCTCCTCGCACGCGGAAAGGAGGTGCTGGTCTCCGGGCGGGACCCGGACGCGCTTGCCGCGCTGGGACATTCACGCGTGCTGCCCGGCGCGCTGGACGATCCGGCGGCGCTGCGCGCGCTGGCGGAGGCCGCCGACGTGATCATCCACTGCGCGGGACCGTTCGCCACCACCGGCCTGCCCGTCGCCACCGCCGCCGTCGCGGGCAGGTGCCACTATGTCGATCACGCGGTGGAGGTGCACCATGTGAAGAAGCTGTTCGACGATTTCCAGGAGCCCGCCCAGCGCGCCGGGATCACCATGCTGCCGAGCGTGAGCTTCTATGGGGGACTGGGTGATCTGCTGGCCGGCGCAGCCGCCCGCGGCCTGTCCGGTATCGAGCGGATCACCGTCGCCTACCACGTCACCAACTGGATGATGACCCACGGCGCGGTAGAGACCGCGCGGCTGCTGTTCGCCGACACCGATCGCATCGGCTACGAAAATGGCGAGCAGCGCTACGGATTCGTGGAACCCCGCCAGGCGATCTTCGCCTTCCCGCCGCCGGTGGGCCCGCGCCCGATGATCGCGCCGGTGCCGTTCCCGGAGGCGGTCACGGTGCCGCGGCACACCCGCACCCGGGCCGTCGAAGCGCAGTTGACCGCCCGCACCTTCGAGGAGGAGCAGGCCTTCGCCAGCGAACAGGTCGACGCGGGGGCGCGGGCCAACAGCCAATTCATGATCGCCGCACAAATACTCGCGGGCGCCGCGTCCACCGCCGGATATGTGAGCGGCCGCGATCTGTGGTCGGTCGCCGCGCTGGCCTCCGTGGAAGCGGCGGTGCGCATCGCCGACGGCGGGGTGAAGAGCGGAGTCGCCAGTCCCGGTGAGGCTTTCGACGCCGTCGACTTCCTGACCGCCCTCGCCGACCGCGGCGTCTTCGACCTGCGACTGCCCGCACGGGCGTGA
- a CDS encoding ferritin-like domain-containing protein, protein MSFDFDNMLSKIKSKQWALADIEWDAPGAELIDPALHAKLKPFMADLMWIENVGARGFAAMAKKAPTPTLAEIYRYFHAEEQRHANAELALMRRWGMLDGDEIPEPNVNVKLVIDFLDKYADGMSLSFLGTVIPMLEVALDGALIKFVTDEIADPVAQEVFKKINNDESRHLATDYAVMELLGHASVRKLAIDLVGGWVKPSLMIGLLSYVPLLNKMRDNIVEMGVSEDKLYAAMARFKQVGERTPIANRVPMYRIVKMHSGWVINREHPYHLVADALVKITGAIPDRLLPAQPTWSKELTYEPVA, encoded by the coding sequence ATGTCATTCGACTTCGACAATATGCTGTCCAAGATCAAGTCCAAGCAGTGGGCGCTGGCCGACATCGAGTGGGACGCACCGGGAGCCGAGCTCATCGACCCGGCCCTGCACGCCAAGCTCAAGCCGTTCATGGCCGATCTCATGTGGATCGAGAACGTGGGCGCGCGCGGCTTCGCGGCCATGGCCAAGAAGGCCCCGACCCCGACGCTGGCGGAGATCTACCGCTACTTCCACGCCGAGGAGCAGCGGCACGCCAATGCCGAGCTGGCGCTCATGCGCCGCTGGGGCATGCTCGACGGCGACGAGATCCCCGAGCCCAATGTCAATGTCAAGCTGGTGATCGACTTCCTGGACAAGTACGCCGACGGCATGTCGCTGTCGTTCCTGGGCACCGTCATCCCCATGCTCGAGGTGGCCCTCGACGGCGCGCTGATCAAGTTCGTCACCGACGAGATCGCCGATCCGGTCGCGCAGGAGGTCTTCAAGAAGATCAACAATGACGAATCCCGGCATCTGGCCACCGATTACGCGGTCATGGAGCTGCTCGGGCACGCCAGCGTCCGCAAGCTGGCCATCGATCTGGTGGGCGGCTGGGTCAAGCCGTCGCTGATGATCGGGCTGCTCAGCTATGTGCCGCTGCTGAACAAGATGCGCGACAACATCGTCGAGATGGGCGTGAGCGAGGACAAGCTGTACGCGGCCATGGCCCGGTTCAAGCAGGTCGGCGAGCGGACCCCGATCGCCAACCGGGTGCCCATGTATCGGATCGTGAAGATGCACTCCGGCTGGGTCATCAACCGCGAGCACCCGTATCACCTGGTCGCGGACGCGCTGGTGAAGATCACCGGGGCCATCCCGGACCGGTTGCTGCCCGCGCAGCCGACCTGGTCCAAGGAACTCACCTACGAGCCCGTCGCATGA
- a CDS encoding MerR family transcriptional regulator codes for MADYRIDDLAQAAGTTTRNVRAYQEKGLLPTPTRRSGRALIYDDTHLARLRIIDALLQRGFTIAHIADFITSWETGKELSEILGLQNAVTDTWGKSQEPVEIPRELVETFFGDTEEHQVDGAQLARLADLGLVRLDGDTVQLTRPDLLETFAGLSAYGIKLPGLIDLYAAVEARLEDIARLMVVAAKNHIVEQHGEGWLPDTDAEIADTTEMLERMRELGTRAVRDGLDQALDQVLEAELGDYLEQAAHRRAQQ; via the coding sequence ATGGCGGACTACCGCATCGACGATCTCGCCCAGGCCGCCGGCACCACCACCCGCAATGTGCGGGCGTATCAGGAGAAGGGCCTGCTGCCCACGCCGACTCGGCGCAGCGGGCGGGCGCTGATCTACGACGACACGCATCTGGCGCGGCTGCGAATCATCGACGCGCTGCTGCAGCGCGGGTTCACCATCGCTCACATCGCGGACTTCATCACCAGCTGGGAGACCGGCAAGGAGCTCTCGGAGATCCTCGGGCTGCAGAACGCGGTCACCGATACCTGGGGCAAATCCCAAGAGCCGGTGGAGATTCCGCGTGAGCTGGTCGAGACGTTCTTCGGCGATACCGAGGAGCATCAGGTCGACGGCGCGCAGCTGGCGCGGCTGGCGGATCTGGGCCTGGTGCGCCTGGACGGCGACACCGTCCAGCTGACCCGGCCGGATCTGCTCGAAACCTTCGCCGGGCTCAGCGCTTACGGCATCAAGCTGCCGGGCCTCATCGATCTCTACGCCGCGGTCGAGGCCCGCCTCGAGGACATCGCCCGCCTGATGGTGGTGGCCGCCAAGAACCACATCGTCGAACAGCACGGCGAGGGCTGGCTGCCCGACACCGACGCCGAGATCGCCGACACCACCGAAATGCTCGAGCGCATGCGCGAACTGGGCACCCGCGCGGTCCGCGACGGTCTCGACCAGGCCCTCGACCAGGTCCTGGAAGCCGAACTCGGCGACTACCTCGAACAAGCCGCCCACCGCCGCGCGCAGCAGTGA
- a CDS encoding DJ-1/PfpI family protein, translating into MTFQLAIVLYPGMTVLDAIGPYEVLRTLPDSELRFVSNEVGPVVSDSGVLALGATHTFAETPAPDLVLVGGSEASTTEAMANKELIEWLRAVHPGTQWTTSVCSGALILAAADILRGHPATTHWAAQPALAAFGAESRPHDRIVRSGKIVTAAGVSAGIDLGLWLVGEIAGEEYAQLTQLGIEYDPHPPFDTGHPDKASPELLRKARLDMTKRAANPRIPLDVATAVWRLTLHRIRDRAAARR; encoded by the coding sequence ATGACATTCCAGCTGGCCATCGTCCTCTATCCCGGTATGACCGTCCTGGACGCGATCGGTCCCTACGAGGTGCTGCGGACCCTGCCCGACAGCGAATTGCGGTTCGTGTCCAACGAAGTCGGCCCCGTGGTGTCCGACAGCGGGGTGCTGGCGCTGGGGGCCACCCACACCTTCGCCGAGACGCCCGCCCCCGATCTGGTGCTGGTGGGCGGCTCCGAGGCGTCGACCACCGAGGCCATGGCCAACAAGGAATTGATCGAGTGGCTGCGCGCCGTGCATCCGGGCACCCAGTGGACCACCTCGGTCTGCTCGGGCGCGCTCATCCTGGCGGCCGCCGACATCCTGCGCGGGCATCCGGCCACCACCCACTGGGCGGCGCAGCCCGCGCTGGCGGCCTTCGGGGCCGAGTCGCGCCCGCACGACCGCATCGTGCGCAGCGGCAAGATCGTCACCGCCGCAGGCGTTTCCGCGGGAATCGACCTCGGCCTGTGGCTGGTCGGGGAGATCGCCGGCGAGGAGTACGCGCAGCTGACCCAGCTCGGTATCGAATACGACCCGCATCCGCCGTTCGACACCGGCCACCCCGACAAGGCTTCCCCCGAGCTGCTGCGCAAGGCCCGCCTGGACATGACCAAGCGTGCCGCCAATCCGCGAATCCCCCTGGACGTGGCCACCGCCGTGTGGCGGTTGACCCTCCATCGCATTCGCGATCGGGCCGCCGCCCGACGCTGA
- the rplL gene encoding 50S ribosomal protein L7/L12 — MAKMTVVELLDVFKGMTLLELSEFLKAFEEEFGVSAAPPAAAQPVADATPVEAVDEQDEFDLVLESFGDKKIQVIKAMREIIPGLGLKEAKDLVEAAPKAVLEKVDKGAAEAARIKLEAAGARAALR; from the coding sequence ATGGCCAAGATGACCGTCGTCGAATTGCTCGACGTGTTCAAAGGGATGACGCTGCTGGAGCTTTCGGAGTTCCTCAAGGCGTTCGAGGAGGAGTTCGGCGTCTCCGCCGCACCGCCGGCCGCCGCCCAGCCGGTCGCCGACGCCACCCCGGTGGAGGCGGTCGACGAGCAGGACGAATTCGATCTGGTGCTGGAATCCTTCGGAGACAAGAAGATTCAGGTCATCAAGGCCATGCGGGAGATCATCCCGGGCCTCGGCCTCAAGGAAGCCAAGGACCTGGTCGAAGCCGCCCCCAAGGCCGTCCTGGAAAAGGTCGACAAGGGCGCCGCCGAGGCCGCCCGCATCAAACTCGAAGCCGCGGGCGCCAGAGCCGCCCTCCGCTGA
- a CDS encoding flavin-containing monooxygenase, which translates to MSAVSKPLDVAIIGAGFAGIGAAIRLRQKGIGDFAIFERGDRVGGTWRDNTYPGAACDIPSRLYSYSFAPNPDWSRTYSGSAEILGYIDSMVAEFGIAPYLRFGHTVTGLVFDEDAGLWTLSFAGGRRKVRARTVILASGPLSNAGFPDLPGIDSYEGHKIHSARWDHDYDFTGKKVAVVGTGASAVQIIPELVKQAASVKVFQRTPGWVLPRVDRRTHGLTKQLYRQLPVTQSLAREAWFWGHESVALGVVWNTPLTRVVERVALMHLRAQVRDPWLRRQLTPDFRAGCKRLLMSSDYYPALQRENCKLVTWPIAELSPHGIRTAEGIEHRFDCIVFATGFEVSKQGAPIPVTGRDGRSLADEWRGGAYAFKSVTVAGYPNLFLTFGPNSGPGHNSALVYMEAQIEYLTDAIKIVLERGLRTFEPRQDRQDRYNRRIQRRLNATTWNSGCRSWYLTEDGFNATMYPGFGTQFARQLATVDLADFQLR; encoded by the coding sequence ATGAGCGCCGTGAGCAAGCCACTGGACGTGGCGATCATCGGCGCCGGTTTCGCGGGCATCGGCGCGGCGATCCGGCTGCGGCAGAAGGGGATCGGCGACTTCGCGATCTTCGAACGCGGCGACCGGGTGGGCGGCACCTGGCGGGACAACACCTATCCCGGTGCGGCCTGCGACATTCCGTCGCGGCTGTATTCCTACAGTTTCGCGCCGAACCCGGACTGGTCTCGAACCTATTCCGGCAGTGCGGAAATCCTCGGCTACATCGACTCCATGGTCGCGGAATTCGGCATCGCACCGTATCTGCGCTTCGGGCACACCGTCACCGGACTGGTGTTCGACGAGGACGCCGGACTGTGGACGCTGTCGTTCGCCGGTGGACGCCGAAAGGTGCGGGCGCGCACGGTGATTCTGGCCTCCGGGCCGCTGTCGAACGCCGGATTCCCCGACCTGCCCGGCATCGACAGCTACGAGGGCCACAAGATCCACAGCGCCCGCTGGGATCACGACTACGACTTCACCGGCAAGAAGGTGGCCGTGGTCGGCACCGGAGCCAGTGCGGTGCAGATCATTCCGGAACTGGTGAAACAGGCCGCGTCGGTGAAGGTCTTCCAGCGCACGCCGGGCTGGGTGCTGCCGCGGGTCGATCGCCGCACCCACGGGCTCACCAAGCAGCTCTACCGGCAGCTGCCGGTCACCCAGAGCCTGGCGCGGGAAGCCTGGTTCTGGGGGCACGAGTCGGTGGCGCTGGGCGTGGTGTGGAATACGCCGCTGACCCGGGTGGTGGAACGGGTCGCGCTCATGCATCTGCGTGCGCAGGTGCGGGATCCGTGGCTGCGCCGCCAGCTCACCCCGGATTTCCGGGCCGGCTGCAAGCGGCTGCTGATGAGCAGCGACTACTACCCGGCGCTGCAACGCGAGAACTGCAAGCTCGTCACCTGGCCCATCGCGGAACTCTCGCCGCACGGCATCCGCACCGCCGAGGGCATCGAGCACCGCTTCGACTGCATCGTGTTCGCCACGGGTTTCGAGGTGTCCAAGCAGGGCGCGCCGATTCCGGTGACCGGCCGCGACGGCCGCTCGCTGGCCGACGAATGGCGCGGCGGCGCATACGCGTTCAAGAGCGTCACGGTGGCCGGGTATCCGAATCTGTTCCTCACCTTCGGGCCCAATTCCGGGCCGGGGCACAATTCGGCGCTGGTCTACATGGAGGCGCAGATCGAGTACCTCACCGACGCCATCAAGATCGTGCTGGAGCGCGGGCTGCGCACCTTCGAACCGCGGCAGGATCGCCAGGACCGCTACAACCGGCGCATCCAGCGTCGCTTGAACGCCACCACCTGGAATTCCGGATGCCGCAGCTGGTATCTGACCGAGGACGGGTTCAACGCCACCATGTACCCCGGTTTCGGCACCCAGTTCGCGCGGCAGCTGGCCACGGTCGATCTGGCGGACTTCCAGCTGCGCTAG